The Paramisgurnus dabryanus chromosome 6, PD_genome_1.1, whole genome shotgun sequence genome has a window encoding:
- the LOC135747565 gene encoding phospholipid scramblase 2-like, which produces MTPVYTIGLQQNGNEVYPTPPGYVPPQVPMMMPVPQRPPGCPPGLEYLTQVDQLLVHQKIELMEVLMGWETNNQYVIKNSLGQQVFLAAEENDFCTRMFCGPMRSFIIHIQNNMGQEVITLSRPLNCSSCFFPCCLQELEVQSPPGSPIGYVSQCWHPYLPKFLIQNERKEPVLRIVGPFCDCKCCSDVNFEVMSLDESSVIGRISKQWTGFEAEAFTDADNFGLQFPMDLDVKIKAVILGACFLIDFMYFEHTQDKN; this is translated from the exons ATGACACCTG tGTATACCATTGGCCTTCAACAAAACGGCAATGAAGTTTACCCCACACCACCTG GTTATGTACCACCCCAGGTGCCAATGATGATGCCAGTCCCACAAAGACCCCCTGGCTGTCCCCCAGGCCTGGAGTACCTGACCCAG GTGGATCAGCTTCTAGTTCATCAAAAAATAGAACTAATGGAAG TTCTCATGGGATGGGAGACCAATAATCAATATGTAATTAAAAACAGTTTAGGGCAGCAGGTATTTTTGGCTGCTGAGGAGAACGACTTTTGCACGCGTATGTTCTGTGGACCAATGCGCTCCTTCATAATCCATATCCAAAATAACATGGGGCAAGAAGTGATAACTTTATCCCGTCCCCTTAACTGCAGCAGCTGTTTCTTTCCTTGTTGTCTACAAGAG CTGGAGGTTCAGAGCCCTCCTGGCAGCCCTATTGGATATGTAAGTCAATGCTGGCATCCTTACCTTCCAAAGTTTCTTATTCAGAATGAGAGAAAAGAACCAGTTTTGAGGATTGTGGGGCCGTTCTGTGACTGCAAGTGTTGTTCTGATGTTAATTTTGAG GTGATGTCACTGGATGAATCCTCAGTGATTGGTCGGATTAGCAAACAATGGACGGGATTTGAGGCAGAAGCATTTACTGATGCAGACAACTTTGGTCTTCAATTTCCAATGGATCTGGATGTGAAAATAAAGGCGGTTATATTAGGGGCCTGCTTTCTTATT GATTTCATGTATTTTGAGCACACCCAAGACAAAAATTGA